A single window of Malus sylvestris chromosome 5, drMalSylv7.2, whole genome shotgun sequence DNA harbors:
- the LOC126621711 gene encoding cycloartenol synthase-like isoform X1: protein MAFVVDCWWGIVEGHAPQEYDWNGYKRLFSDGLRVCSLLISEMQFAKENPFATNLPQLKVKNQEEVTEEAVTTTLRRSLSFYSTIQAHDEHWAGDYGGPMFLLPGLIIALSITGGLNACADISIIIRMKMGNGLSAYGGPSTMFVNCFDSLLNIKKYMNFDMDEIMF from the exons ATGGCGTTTGTGGTTGACTGCTGGTGGGGAATAGTAGAGGGACATGCTCCACAGGAGTATGATTGGAATGGATACAAGAGGCTCTTTTCAGATG GATTACGAGTGTGTTCTCTTCTTATTTCTGAAATGCAGTTTGCAAAGGAGAATCCATTTGCCACTAATCTACCGCAACTCAAAGTTAAAAATCAAGAAGAGGTAACGGAAGAGGCAGTGACAACCACATTACGAAGGTCTCTGAGTTTCTATTCAACAATCCAGGCACATGACGAACATTGGGCTGGAGATTATGGGGGTCCCATGTTTCTGCTTCCTGGTTTG ATCATTGCGCTTTCAATTACTGGAGGTCTGAATGCATGTGCAGATATCTCTATAATCATCAG AATGAAGATGGGGAATGGGCTCTCTGCATATGGAGGGCCAAGTACCATGTTTGTAAATTGTTTTGATTCTTTGTTGAACATTAAGAAGTATATGAATTTTGATATggatgaaattatgttttaa
- the LOC126621711 gene encoding cycloartenol synthase-like isoform X2 → MLHRSMIGMDTRGSFQMFAKENPFATNLPQLKVKNQEEVTEEAVTTTLRRSLSFYSTIQAHDEHWAGDYGGPMFLLPGLIIALSITGGLNACADISIIIRMKMGNGLSAYGGPSTMFVNCFDSLLNIKKYMNFDMDEIMF, encoded by the exons ATGCTCCACAGGAGTATGATTGGAATGGATACAAGAGGCTCTTTTCAGATG TTTGCAAAGGAGAATCCATTTGCCACTAATCTACCGCAACTCAAAGTTAAAAATCAAGAAGAGGTAACGGAAGAGGCAGTGACAACCACATTACGAAGGTCTCTGAGTTTCTATTCAACAATCCAGGCACATGACGAACATTGGGCTGGAGATTATGGGGGTCCCATGTTTCTGCTTCCTGGTTTG ATCATTGCGCTTTCAATTACTGGAGGTCTGAATGCATGTGCAGATATCTCTATAATCATCAG AATGAAGATGGGGAATGGGCTCTCTGCATATGGAGGGCCAAGTACCATGTTTGTAAATTGTTTTGATTCTTTGTTGAACATTAAGAAGTATATGAATTTTGATATggatgaaattatgttttaa